From Candidatus Hydrogenedentota bacterium, one genomic window encodes:
- a CDS encoding phytanoyl-CoA dioxygenase family protein has protein sequence MYLSTSPELIQSYRKDGYVILRNLFTAAEVDKLYSTALEDDAMRKNALDLNDQTGKKTKLSLWFTPGNDVFGYMTRSNRIIRSIEPLLDSDTPVCHFHSKLMQKEPRVGGAWEWHQDYGYWYKNQFMFPDQLISVMVALTPANKENGCLQIIKGSHKLGRVNHGFAGEQVGADLVFVNNALKTMELIYCNLNPGDALIFHSNLLHRSEANLSDKPRWSIISCYCSQSNLAYNETSTAWKIPVDL, from the coding sequence ATGTACTTATCCACTTCACCTGAGCTGATCCAATCCTATAGAAAGGATGGGTATGTTATCCTTCGAAATCTGTTCACAGCAGCCGAGGTAGACAAACTCTATAGTACTGCGCTGGAAGATGATGCCATGCGCAAAAATGCACTCGACCTAAATGATCAGACCGGCAAGAAAACAAAGCTTTCATTGTGGTTTACACCCGGAAATGATGTCTTCGGGTACATGACGCGAAGCAATAGGATTATTCGTTCCATAGAACCTTTGCTGGATAGCGATACGCCTGTTTGTCACTTTCATTCTAAACTGATGCAAAAGGAGCCAAGGGTTGGCGGGGCGTGGGAATGGCACCAGGATTACGGCTACTGGTATAAAAATCAGTTTATGTTTCCCGATCAATTGATCAGTGTTATGGTGGCACTTACGCCAGCGAACAAGGAAAACGGATGCCTTCAGATAATAAAAGGATCACATAAATTGGGTCGGGTCAATCATGGTTTTGCAGGCGAACAGGTGGGTGCCGATCTGGTCTTTGTGAACAATGCCTTAAAAACGATGGAGTTGATTTACTGCAATCTTAATCCCGGTGATGCGCTGATCTTTCACAGTAATCTTCTGCATCGGTCCGAGGCTAATCTTTCGGATAAACCGAGATGGTCAATTATTTCGTGCTACTGTTCCCAATCCAATCTTGCCTACAATGAAACATCCACAGCGTGGAAAATTCCGGTTGATCTG